The Streptomyces laurentii genome contains a region encoding:
- a CDS encoding S-adenosyl-methyltransferase (Predicted S-adenosylmethionine-dependent methyltransferase involved in cell envelope biogenesis [Cell envelope biogenesis, outer membrane];~S-adenosyl-methyltransferase [Amycolatopsis mediterranei U32];~S-adenosylmethionine-dependent methyltransferases (SAM or AdoMet-MTase), class I; AdoMet-MTases are enzymes that use S-adenosyl-L-methionine (SAM or AdoMet) as a substrate for methyltransfer, creating the product S-adenosyl-L-homocysteine (AdoHcy); cl16911;~identified by MetaGeneAnnotator; putative) encodes MLERCLDMLAPALERPGAVVVDCTLGLGGHSEALLSRFPEARLVALDRDKEALRLSGERLAPYGERATLVHAVYDELPEVLGRLGIPRVDGVLFDLGVSSMQLDEADRGFAYAQDAPLDMRMDQTTGMSAAEVLNTYPAGELVRILRAYGEEKQAKRIVSAIVREREKEPFSNSARLVQLIRDALPQAAKRTGGNPAKRTFQALRIEVNGELSVLERAIPAAVRALAVGGRIAVLSYHSLEDRLVKQVFAAGAATTAPPGLPVVPEQYQPRLRLLTRGAELPTEEEIAENRRAAPARLRGAQRIREDAS; translated from the coding sequence ATGCTTGAGCGGTGCCTGGACATGCTGGCACCCGCCCTGGAGCGCCCCGGCGCGGTCGTCGTCGACTGCACCCTCGGCCTCGGCGGACACAGCGAGGCGCTGCTGAGCCGCTTTCCCGAGGCCCGGCTCGTCGCCCTCGACCGGGACAAGGAGGCCCTGCGCCTGTCCGGCGAGCGGCTCGCCCCGTACGGAGAGCGCGCCACCCTCGTCCACGCGGTGTACGACGAGCTGCCCGAGGTCCTCGGCCGGCTCGGCATCCCGCGCGTCGACGGCGTCCTGTTCGACCTGGGCGTCTCCTCCATGCAGCTGGACGAGGCCGACCGCGGCTTCGCCTACGCCCAGGACGCCCCGCTCGACATGCGCATGGACCAGACGACCGGCATGAGCGCGGCCGAGGTCCTCAACACCTACCCGGCCGGTGAACTCGTCCGCATCCTGCGGGCGTACGGCGAGGAGAAGCAGGCCAAGCGGATCGTGTCGGCGATCGTGCGCGAGCGCGAGAAGGAGCCGTTCAGCAACAGCGCCCGGCTCGTCCAGCTGATCCGCGACGCGCTGCCGCAGGCCGCCAAGCGCACCGGCGGCAACCCGGCGAAGCGCACCTTCCAGGCCCTGCGCATCGAGGTCAACGGGGAACTCTCGGTCCTGGAGCGGGCGATCCCGGCGGCCGTGCGGGCGCTCGCCGTGGGCGGCCGGATCGCCGTCCTCTCGTACCACTCGCTGGAGGACCGGCTGGTCAAGCAGGTGTTCGCGGCGGGCGCCGCCACCACCGCGCCGCCCGGCCTGCCGGTCGTACCGGAGCAGTACCAGCCCCGTCTGCGACTGCTCACCCGCGGCGCCGAACTCCCCACGGAGGAAGAGATCGCCGAGAACCGGCGCGCCGCCCCCGCCCGGCTGCGGGGGGCGCAAAGGATCAGAGAGGACGCCTCATGA
- a CDS encoding septum formation initiator (PFAM: Septum formation initiator; KEGG: sgr:SGR_5414 hypothetical protein;~Septum formation initiator; cl17659;~identified by MetaGeneAnnotator; putative;~septum formation initiator [Streptomyces flavogriseus ATCC33331]): MSGRSPLKGRAARLGKLMPSGPSTAARTPFVLLVVTLLGGGLISLLLLNSALNQGSFQLSELKKKTTELTDEEQALQRDVDDSAAPDALERRARELGMVPGDSPAFLGQDGRIIGVPTTATPSPTPAPEATTPARPPAASTAPTTSGR; this comes from the coding sequence ATGAGCGGGCGGAGCCCCCTCAAAGGGCGGGCCGCCCGGCTCGGCAAGCTCATGCCGTCCGGGCCCAGCACCGCCGCCCGCACCCCCTTCGTGCTGCTCGTCGTCACCCTGCTCGGCGGCGGCCTGATCAGCCTCCTGCTGCTCAACTCCGCGCTCAACCAAGGCTCCTTCCAGCTCAGCGAGCTGAAGAAGAAGACCACCGAACTCACCGACGAGGAACAGGCCCTCCAGCGGGACGTGGACGACAGCGCCGCCCCCGACGCCCTGGAGCGGCGGGCCCGCGAGCTCGGCATGGTGCCCGGCGACAGCCCCGCCTTCCTCGGCCAGGACGGCCGGATCATCGGCGTCCCCACCACGGCCACCCCCTCGCCCACGCCGGCGCCGGAAGCCACCACCCCGGCCCGGCCCCCGGCCGCCTCCACCGCCCCGACGACTTCCGGCAGGTGA
- a CDS encoding UDP-N-acetylmuramoylalanyl-D-glutamyl (Mur ligase family, catalytic domain; pfam01225;~Mur ligase family, glutamate ligase domain; pfam02875;~Mur ligase middle domain; pfam08245;~UDP-N-acetylmuramoyl-tripeptide--D-alanyl-D-alanineligase; TIGR01143;~UDP-N-acetylmuramoylalanyl-D-glutamyl [Streptomyces ghanaensis ATCC14672];~identified by MetaGeneAnnotator; putative) — protein MIALSLAEIAEIVGGQPHDIPDQAARVTGPVVIDSREVKPGSLFAAFAGERVDGHDYAERAVQAGAVAVLAARPVGVPALVVEDVQAALGALARFVVGRLGTDVVALTGSAGKTSTKDLIAQVLQKHAPTVWTPGSLNNEIGLPLTALTATAETRHLVLEMGARGIGHIRYLTGLTPPRIGLVLNVGSAHIGEFGGREQIAQAKGELVEVLPAAEDGGVAILNADDPLVRAMASRTRAKVVLFGEADEAAVRAENVRLTATGQPAFRLHTPTGCSDVTLRLYGEHHVSNALAAAAVAHELGMPVAEIATALSEAGTLSRWRMEVTERPDGVTIVNDAYNANPESMRAALRALAAMGRSGQAEGSRTWAVLGPMAELGDEALAEHDAVGRLAVRLNVSKLVAVGGREASWLQLGAYNEGSWGEESVHVSDAQAAIDLLRSELRPGDIVLVKASRSVGLERVALALLENTGEGEVAGR, from the coding sequence GTGATCGCCCTCTCCCTCGCCGAGATCGCCGAAATCGTCGGCGGGCAGCCGCACGACATACCGGATCAGGCAGCCCGGGTCACCGGACCGGTCGTCATCGACTCCCGGGAGGTGAAGCCCGGCAGTCTCTTCGCCGCCTTCGCGGGTGAGCGGGTCGACGGCCACGACTACGCGGAGCGCGCCGTCCAGGCGGGTGCGGTGGCGGTTCTCGCCGCCCGCCCCGTCGGCGTGCCCGCGCTCGTCGTCGAGGACGTCCAGGCCGCGCTCGGGGCTCTCGCCCGGTTCGTCGTCGGACGCCTCGGCACCGATGTCGTCGCCCTCACCGGCTCGGCCGGCAAGACCTCCACCAAGGACCTGATCGCCCAGGTCCTCCAGAAGCACGCGCCCACCGTGTGGACGCCGGGCTCCCTCAACAACGAGATCGGTCTGCCGCTGACCGCGCTCACGGCCACCGCCGAGACCCGTCACCTCGTCCTGGAGATGGGCGCGCGCGGAATCGGTCACATCCGTTACCTGACGGGTCTGACCCCGCCGCGGATCGGTCTCGTCCTGAACGTGGGCAGCGCCCACATCGGCGAGTTCGGCGGCCGCGAGCAGATCGCCCAGGCCAAGGGCGAGCTGGTCGAGGTCCTGCCGGCGGCCGAGGACGGCGGCGTCGCGATCCTGAACGCCGACGACCCGCTGGTGCGGGCCATGGCCTCCCGTACCCGGGCGAAGGTCGTCCTGTTCGGCGAAGCGGACGAAGCGGCCGTACGGGCCGAGAACGTCCGTCTCACCGCCACCGGACAGCCCGCTTTCCGGCTTCACACACCCACCGGGTGCAGCGACGTGACCTTGCGCCTGTACGGTGAGCACCACGTGTCGAACGCGCTCGCCGCGGCCGCCGTAGCCCATGAGCTCGGCATGCCCGTCGCGGAGATCGCCACCGCGCTTTCCGAGGCAGGCACCCTGTCGCGCTGGCGCATGGAGGTCACCGAGCGTCCGGACGGCGTGACGATCGTCAACGACGCCTACAACGCGAACCCCGAGTCCATGCGAGCCGCCCTGCGCGCGCTCGCGGCCATGGGCAGGTCTGGACAGGCCGAGGGATCCCGTACGTGGGCGGTGCTCGGCCCGATGGCCGAGCTTGGTGACGAGGCGCTCGCCGAGCACGACGCGGTCGGACGGCTCGCCGTCCGGCTCAACGTCAGCAAGCTCGTCGCGGTCGGGGGCAGGGAAGCGTCCTGGCTGCAACTGGGCGCCTATAACGAGGGTTCGTGGGGTGAGGAGTCGGTGCACGTGTCCGACGCGCAGGCGGCGATCGACCTGCTGCGCAGTGAGCTGCGGCCGGGGGACATCGTCCTGGTGAAGGCATCCAGGTCGGTGGGTCTGGAGCGGGTCGCCCTGGCACTGCTCGAGAACACCGGCGAGGGCGAGGTCGCCGGCCGATGA
- a CDS encoding cell division protein ftsI (Cell division protein FtsI/penicillin-binding protein 2 [Cell envelope biogenesis, outer membrane]; COG0768;~Penicillin binding protein transpeptidase domain; pfam00905;~Penicillin-binding Protein dimerisation domain; pfam03717;~cell division protein FtsI [Streptomyces cattleya NRRL 8057 = DSM46488];~identified by MetaGeneAnnotator; putative) has protein sequence MPSKEPPRRRVPGPARPAPQRRPAASGRTGGGAAGGRPSAKSSGGPAASGRPAGRPAPPRRPAARPAAKARPLRLGSPKPRLRLVSFGLTLVMLAFVVRLLQVQAVDASAYAAKAEKHRYLEYALPADRGEITDRAGIALAASVDAYDITADPKLFTPADAKIKDAPEQAAALLAPILGKEPAELAAKLRTPKSRYTVLARKQTPQIWNQIKDLRKVYEQKAAPAHGGNGVNLLGGILSEPVTKRVYPNRELAAGILGYVKADGHGGGGMETMLDKELSGKDGKIRYAQSGGRRVPTVGSQGTPAVPGSDIELTIDRDIQWAAQQAITEQVAASKADRGYVVVQDTRTGEILALANSPGFDPNDLSAANSTAMGNAALQDAYEPGSTSKVMSMAAVLEEGVATPGTHVTVPNTLHRGDRLFHDDIDHPTWSLTLNGVLAKSSNIGTILATGRLGKTQAESNKVLYDYLREFGIGRPTGLGYPGETPGILAKPQDWSTSQQFTIPFGQGLSLNAVQAASVYSTIANKGVRVEPTLVRGTKGPDGRFTPAATPEETRVVSEKTATTLSRMLESVVDDEEGTGNKAAVPGYRVAGKTGTANRVDPELGRYKGYTASFAGFAPADQPRVTVYCAIQNPTKGSYFGGQICGPIFKKVMEFSLKTLHVPPTGSRPARLPVTFTP, from the coding sequence GTGCCCTCCAAGGAGCCTCCGCGCCGCCGCGTTCCCGGCCCCGCGCGCCCCGCCCCGCAGCGCCGCCCCGCGGCCTCCGGCAGGACCGGCGGCGGAGCCGCCGGGGGCCGGCCGTCCGCCAAGTCCTCGGGCGGACCGGCCGCTTCGGGCAGGCCCGCCGGCCGCCCGGCGCCGCCCCGCCGCCCCGCCGCCCGGCCCGCCGCCAAGGCGCGCCCGCTCCGGCTCGGCAGCCCCAAGCCCCGGCTGCGTCTGGTCTCCTTCGGCCTGACCCTCGTCATGCTGGCCTTCGTCGTCCGCCTGCTCCAGGTCCAGGCCGTGGACGCGAGCGCGTACGCCGCCAAGGCCGAGAAGCACCGCTACCTGGAGTACGCGCTCCCCGCCGACCGCGGCGAGATCACCGACCGGGCCGGGATCGCGCTGGCCGCCAGCGTCGACGCGTACGACATCACCGCCGACCCCAAGCTCTTCACGCCCGCGGACGCCAAGATCAAGGACGCCCCCGAGCAGGCGGCCGCGCTCCTCGCGCCGATCCTCGGCAAGGAGCCCGCCGAGCTCGCCGCCAAACTCCGTACCCCCAAGTCCCGCTACACCGTCCTCGCCCGCAAGCAGACCCCGCAGATCTGGAACCAGATCAAGGACCTGCGGAAGGTCTACGAGCAGAAGGCCGCGCCCGCCCACGGCGGCAACGGCGTCAACCTGCTCGGCGGCATCCTCAGCGAGCCGGTCACCAAGCGCGTGTACCCGAACCGCGAACTCGCCGCCGGGATACTGGGTTACGTCAAGGCCGACGGCCACGGCGGCGGCGGCATGGAGACCATGCTCGACAAGGAGCTGTCCGGCAAGGACGGCAAGATCCGGTACGCCCAGTCCGGCGGCCGCCGGGTGCCCACCGTCGGCTCCCAGGGCACCCCGGCCGTGCCCGGCTCCGACATCGAGCTGACCATCGACCGGGACATCCAGTGGGCCGCCCAGCAGGCCATCACCGAGCAGGTCGCGGCGTCCAAGGCGGACCGCGGCTACGTCGTCGTCCAGGACACCCGGACCGGCGAGATCCTGGCCCTCGCCAACTCTCCCGGCTTCGACCCCAACGACCTGTCCGCGGCCAACTCCACCGCCATGGGCAACGCCGCCCTCCAGGACGCCTACGAGCCCGGCTCCACCAGCAAGGTCATGTCGATGGCCGCCGTCCTGGAGGAGGGCGTGGCCACTCCCGGCACCCATGTCACCGTGCCCAACACGCTGCACCGCGGCGACCGGCTGTTCCACGACGACATCGACCACCCCACCTGGTCGCTGACCCTCAACGGCGTCCTGGCGAAGTCCAGCAACATCGGCACCATCCTCGCCACCGGACGGCTCGGCAAGACCCAGGCCGAGTCCAACAAGGTGCTCTACGACTACCTGCGCGAGTTCGGCATCGGCCGGCCCACCGGGCTCGGCTATCCGGGCGAGACCCCCGGCATCCTCGCCAAGCCGCAGGACTGGTCGACCTCGCAGCAGTTCACCATCCCGTTCGGCCAGGGCCTGTCCCTCAACGCCGTCCAGGCCGCGTCCGTCTACTCGACCATCGCCAACAAGGGCGTACGGGTCGAGCCGACGCTGGTCCGCGGCACCAAGGGCCCCGACGGCCGCTTCACCCCGGCGGCCACGCCCGAGGAGACCCGGGTCGTCAGCGAGAAGACCGCCACCACCCTCTCGCGGATGCTGGAGTCCGTCGTCGACGACGAGGAGGGCACCGGCAACAAGGCCGCCGTCCCCGGCTACCGGGTCGCCGGCAAGACCGGCACCGCCAACCGGGTGGACCCCGAACTCGGCCGCTACAAGGGCTACACCGCGTCCTTCGCCGGCTTCGCCCCCGCCGACCAGCCCCGTGTGACGGTCTACTGCGCCATCCAGAACCCCACCAAGGGCAGCTACTTCGGCGGCCAGATCTGCGGCCCCATCTTCAAGAAGGTCATGGAGTTCTCGCTCAAGACCCTCCACGTCCCGCCGACCGGCAGCCGGCCCGCCCGGCTCCCGGTCACCTTCACTCCGTGA
- a CDS encoding carbonic anhydrase (Carbonic anhydrase [Streptomyces venezuelae ATCC10712];~Carbonic anhydrases (CA) are zinc-containing enzymes that catalyzethe reversible hydration of carbon dioxide in a two-step mechanism in which the nucleophilic attack of a zinc-bound hydroxide ion on carbon dioxide is followed by the regeneration of an...; cd03379;~active site clefts [active];~dimer interface [polypeptide binding];~identified by MetaGeneAnnotator; putative;~zinc binding site [ion binding]) produces MSTSASAHSSAAIDATSTEGTVIDRLVRANTHYAADFADPGMDARPVRRVAVVACMDARLDLHAALGLELGDCHTIRNAGGVVTDDVIRSLTISQRALGTRSVMLVHHTNCGLEDLTEDFRHEIEDEVGQRPAWAVEAFRDVDQDVRQSMKRVRTSPFLLYADDVRGFVFDVTTGRLREIDPAGADTPADTADPAA; encoded by the coding sequence ATGTCGACCTCTGCCTCCGCGCATTCCTCCGCCGCGATAGACGCCACGAGCACCGAGGGCACGGTCATCGACCGCCTCGTCCGGGCGAACACGCACTACGCCGCCGACTTCGCCGACCCCGGAATGGACGCGCGGCCGGTCCGCCGCGTCGCCGTGGTCGCCTGCATGGACGCCCGCCTCGACCTGCACGCCGCGCTCGGTCTGGAGCTCGGCGACTGTCACACCATCCGCAACGCGGGCGGTGTCGTCACCGACGACGTCATCCGCTCCCTCACCATCAGCCAGCGGGCGCTCGGCACCCGCAGCGTGATGCTGGTGCACCACACCAACTGCGGCCTGGAGGACCTCACCGAGGACTTCCGGCACGAGATCGAGGACGAGGTCGGACAGCGTCCGGCGTGGGCGGTGGAGGCGTTCCGGGACGTCGACCAGGACGTACGCCAGTCGATGAAGCGGGTGCGGACCTCCCCGTTCCTGCTGTACGCCGACGACGTGCGGGGCTTTGTCTTCGACGTGACGACGGGCCGGCTGCGCGAGATCGACCCCGCCGGGGCCGACACTCCGGCCGACACCGCCGACCCGGCCGCGTAA
- a CDS encoding phospho-N-acetylmuramoyl-pentapeptide-transferase (KEGG: sma:SAV_6119 phospho-N-acetylmuramoyl-pentapeptide-transferase; TIGRFAM:phospho-N-acetylmuramoyl-pentapeptide-transf erase; PFAM: glycosyl transferase family 4;~Mg++ binding site [ion binding];~Phospho-N-acetylmuramoyl-pentapeptide-transferase (mraY) is an enzyme responsible for the formation of the first lipid intermediate in the synthesis of bacterial cell wall peptidoglycan. It catalyzes the formation of...; cd06852;~Signal predicted by SignalP 3.0 HMM (Signal peptide probability 0.758) with cleavage site probability 0.450 at residue 18;~identified by MetaGeneAnnotator; putative;~phospho-N-acetylmuramoyl-pentapeptide-transferase [Catenulispora acidiphila DSM44928];~phospho-N-acetylmuramoyl-pentapeptide-transferase; Provisional; PRK00108;~putative catalytic motif [active];~putative substrate binding site [chemical binding]) translates to MRQILFAGAIGLFLTLIGTPLLIKLLARKGYGQFIRDDGPRGHAGKKGTPTMGGISFILATLIAYALAKVITGEDPTYSGVLVLFLMTGMGLVGFLDDYIKIVKQRSLGLRAKAKMAGQLIVGIAFAVLSLQFADLRGNTPASERLSFITDFGWSIGPVLFVVWALFMILAMSNGVNLTDGLDGLATGASVMVFGAYTFIGLWQFQESCANAMTLTNPNACFEVRDPLDLAVVASALMGACFGFLWWNTSPAKIFMGDTGSLALGGALAGLAICSRTELLIAVLGGLFVMITMSVVIQVGSFKMTGKRVFRMAPLQHHFELKGWTEVLVVVRFWIIQGMCVIVGLGIFYAGWASEK, encoded by the coding sequence ATGAGGCAGATCCTCTTCGCGGGGGCCATCGGGCTCTTCCTGACCCTGATCGGCACCCCGCTGCTCATCAAGCTGCTCGCCCGCAAGGGATACGGTCAGTTCATCCGCGACGACGGCCCGCGCGGCCACGCCGGGAAGAAGGGCACGCCCACCATGGGCGGTATCTCCTTCATCCTGGCCACGCTCATCGCGTACGCCCTGGCCAAGGTCATCACCGGTGAGGACCCCACCTACTCGGGTGTCCTGGTGCTGTTCCTGATGACCGGTATGGGTCTGGTCGGTTTCCTCGACGACTACATCAAGATCGTCAAGCAGCGTTCGCTGGGTCTGCGGGCCAAGGCGAAGATGGCCGGCCAGCTGATCGTCGGCATCGCCTTCGCCGTGCTCTCGCTGCAGTTCGCCGACCTGCGCGGCAACACCCCGGCGTCCGAGCGGCTGTCCTTCATCACCGACTTCGGCTGGTCCATCGGGCCGGTCCTGTTCGTGGTCTGGGCGCTCTTCATGATCCTGGCCATGTCCAACGGCGTGAACCTGACGGACGGTCTGGACGGCCTGGCCACCGGCGCGTCGGTGATGGTCTTCGGCGCGTACACCTTCATCGGGCTGTGGCAGTTCCAGGAGTCGTGCGCCAACGCCATGACCCTGACGAACCCGAACGCCTGCTTCGAGGTACGCGATCCGCTCGACCTCGCGGTCGTCGCCTCCGCCCTCATGGGCGCCTGCTTCGGCTTCCTGTGGTGGAACACCTCGCCCGCCAAGATCTTCATGGGCGACACCGGTTCGCTGGCCCTCGGCGGCGCGCTCGCGGGTCTCGCGATCTGCTCGCGCACCGAGCTCCTGATCGCCGTCCTCGGCGGCCTCTTCGTGATGATCACCATGTCCGTGGTCATCCAGGTCGGCTCCTTCAAGATGACCGGCAAGCGGGTCTTCCGGATGGCGCCACTCCAGCACCACTTCGAACTCAAGGGCTGGACCGAAGTCCTGGTCGTCGTCCGGTTCTGGATCATCCAGGGCATGTGCGTCATCGTCGGCCTGGGCATCTTCTACGCGGGATGGGCATCCGAAAAGTGA
- a CDS encoding UDP-N-acetylmuramoyl-L-alanyl-D-glutamate--2, 6-diaminopimelate ligase (Mur ligase family, catalytic domain; pfam01225;~Mur ligase family, glutamate ligase domain; pfam02875;~Mur ligase middle domain; pfam08245;~UDP-N-acetylmuramoyl-L-alanyl-D-glutamate--2, 6-dia minopimelate ligase [Streptomyces cattleya NRRL 8057 = DSM46488];~UDP-N-acetylmuramoylalanyl-D-glutamate--2, 6-diaminopimelate ligase; Provisional; PRK00139;~identified by MetaGeneAnnotator; putative) codes for MTTITPPFGNQEGTPGDATDRFSPAAGQPGTLTAVSHADQYRTTPPRPERRRPTPLVDLAARLGIEPPAAGGGVEVSGITHDSRAVRPGDLYAALAGARMHGAEFVAQAAGLGAAAVLTDPAGADRAAATGLPVLVTEDPRGTMGDLAAEIYGRPGADLLQIGITGTSGKTTTAYLVEGGLRGAGKATGLVGTVEMRIGDERIKSERTTPEATDLQALFAVMRERGTEAVAMEVSSHALVLGRVDGCVFDVAVFNNLSPEHMEFHSDMEDYFQAKARLFTPERSRVGVVNLDDAYGRRLAAEATIPVVTFSAAGSPDADWRAEDVVSGMADSTFTAVGPDGVRIPATAPLPGPFNVANTLAAIATLATAGIDPKTAADGVAAVPGVPGRLEKVDAGQPFLAVVDYAHKTDAVESVLRSLREVTPGRLHIVIGCGGDRDTTKRGPMGAAAARLADTAVLTSDNPRSEDPLAILTAMLTGAAAVPAAERGEVLVDADRAAAIAAAVDRARPGDTVLVAGKGHEQGQEVAGAVRPFDDRLVLREAIERRLSRPEPPVGSGASVTPDAPDPQDAPRHQNSQG; via the coding sequence GTGACAACGATCACCCCCCCTTTCGGGAACCAGGAAGGGACCCCCGGCGACGCCACGGACCGATTTAGCCCCGCGGCGGGTCAGCCCGGTACGCTCACCGCCGTGTCACACGCTGATCAGTACCGAACCACCCCGCCCCGCCCGGAGCGGCGGCGTCCCACCCCTCTGGTCGACCTCGCCGCGCGACTGGGCATCGAGCCCCCCGCCGCCGGTGGCGGCGTCGAGGTGTCGGGCATCACGCACGACTCGCGCGCCGTCCGCCCCGGCGACCTGTACGCGGCCCTCGCGGGGGCCCGCATGCACGGTGCCGAGTTCGTCGCCCAGGCCGCCGGCCTCGGCGCCGCCGCGGTCCTGACCGACCCGGCGGGCGCCGACCGCGCCGCCGCGACCGGTCTGCCGGTCCTCGTCACCGAGGACCCGCGCGGCACGATGGGCGACCTCGCCGCCGAGATCTACGGACGGCCCGGCGCGGACCTCCTCCAGATCGGCATCACCGGCACCTCCGGCAAGACCACCACCGCCTACCTCGTCGAGGGCGGACTGCGCGGCGCGGGCAAGGCCACCGGCCTGGTCGGCACCGTCGAGATGCGCATCGGCGACGAGCGCATCAAGTCCGAGCGGACCACCCCCGAGGCCACCGACCTCCAGGCCCTGTTCGCGGTCATGCGCGAACGCGGCACCGAGGCCGTCGCCATGGAGGTCTCCAGCCACGCCCTCGTGCTCGGCCGGGTCGACGGCTGCGTCTTCGACGTCGCCGTCTTCAACAACCTGAGCCCGGAGCACATGGAGTTCCACTCCGACATGGAGGACTACTTCCAGGCCAAGGCGCGGCTGTTCACCCCGGAGCGCAGCCGGGTCGGCGTGGTCAACCTCGACGACGCGTACGGCCGCCGGCTCGCCGCGGAGGCGACCATCCCGGTCGTCACCTTCTCCGCCGCGGGCAGTCCGGACGCCGACTGGCGCGCCGAGGACGTGGTCAGCGGCATGGCCGACTCCACCTTCACGGCCGTCGGTCCGGACGGGGTACGGATTCCGGCCACCGCGCCGCTGCCCGGCCCGTTCAACGTGGCCAACACCCTCGCCGCGATCGCCACCCTCGCCACCGCGGGCATCGACCCGAAGACCGCCGCCGACGGCGTCGCCGCCGTCCCCGGCGTCCCGGGCCGGCTGGAGAAGGTCGACGCCGGCCAGCCGTTCCTCGCGGTCGTCGACTACGCGCACAAGACCGACGCCGTCGAGTCCGTGCTGCGTTCGCTGCGCGAGGTCACCCCCGGCCGGCTGCACATCGTCATCGGCTGCGGCGGCGACCGCGACACCACCAAGCGCGGCCCGATGGGCGCCGCGGCGGCCCGGCTCGCCGACACCGCCGTCCTCACCTCGGACAACCCGCGCTCCGAAGACCCCCTCGCCATCCTCACCGCGATGCTCACCGGCGCCGCCGCCGTCCCCGCCGCCGAGCGCGGCGAGGTCCTCGTCGACGCCGACCGCGCCGCCGCCATCGCCGCGGCAGTCGACCGGGCCCGGCCCGGCGACACCGTCCTGGTCGCGGGCAAGGGCCACGAGCAGGGCCAGGAAGTCGCCGGGGCCGTACGCCCCTTCGACGACCGGCTGGTCCTGCGCGAGGCGATCGAACGCCGGCTGAGCCGGCCCGAGCCCCCCGTCGGCTCCGGCGCCTCCGTGACTCCCGACGCCCCGGACCCCCAGGACGCACCCCGTCACCAGAACAGTCAGGGATGA